The nucleotide sequence CGGCGACTGCGGGACACTGCCTTAGAGGTCCAGCGGTATCTGGAGAACGGCGGGTAGGGTCACTTCTTGTGAAGCACTCTCTAACATGGAATTGCTGTTGTCCGCGAAGGCGTCGAGGGCATCTCTGGTAACGCCTGTGGTTTGCTAAACGTGCGGGTGCGGCAGCAGAATTCCGGGACGTTAGAACGAGGGACCGACGGACAGATTAGGTAGCCGCCTGAGGTCCCGGAGGGAAACTCTTGCCCCCTGGGTTGGTATCACATAGCGTACCACATGATGCGGGTTGTTCTGGATACCAATGTCCTTGTGGCTGCGTTCAAGTCCCGGGACGGGGCTTCGTTCCGAGTCCTTGAACTACTGGAGGGAGCGGCTGAGCTGACGCCCTGTGTGTCGGTGCCGCTAGTACTCGAGTATGAGGCGACCCTCAGGCGCTTTATGGGCCAAGACGACTGGAGGATCGAGCCCTTCCTGGATTACCTGTGTGAGATCGGCGAGAAGCGGGAGATTTACTTCCTGTGGCGACCGTTTCTTCGCGATGCTGGAGACGAGATGGTGCTGGAAGTGGCCGTCGGCGCGGGAGTGGAAGCGATAGTCACTCACAACGTGCGTGACTTCGCCGGAGTCGACGAGCACTTCGGGATCGCTGTCCTGACGCCCGGAACCCTGCTCCAAGAGTTGGAGGATCGAAAATGAGCACGATGAGCATTCGACTTCCTGAGTC is from Rhodothermales bacterium and encodes:
- a CDS encoding putative toxin-antitoxin system toxin component, PIN family, with protein sequence MMRVVLDTNVLVAAFKSRDGASFRVLELLEGAAELTPCVSVPLVLEYEATLRRFMGQDDWRIEPFLDYLCEIGEKREIYFLWRPFLRDAGDEMVLEVAVGAGVEAIVTHNVRDFAGVDEHFGIAVLTPGTLLQELEDRK